The following proteins come from a genomic window of Tepidiforma thermophila:
- a CDS encoding HpcH/HpaI aldolase family protein gives MRTNTVKERWARGEVTFGGWLSIANTFTAEIMAHQGFDWLCIDMQHGVVDYQAAVAMLQVIGGTETVPFVRVPWNEPGIIGKVLDAGAMGVIIPLVNSPEEARQAVGACRYYPEGYRSFGPTRAAYYAGADYFAGANREVACIPMIETQQALERLEEILAVPGIDAVYVGPADLSITLGLPPRMDNEGAFEAARLRIAAACRERGIVAGIHANAALAAKHAAAGFQMITVCGDAGALAAQAAADLRQARGSAGGGGRSVYG, from the coding sequence ATGCGGACGAACACGGTGAAGGAGCGCTGGGCCCGGGGCGAGGTCACCTTCGGGGGCTGGCTTTCAATTGCGAACACGTTTACGGCCGAAATCATGGCCCACCAGGGGTTCGACTGGCTGTGCATCGATATGCAGCACGGCGTAGTTGATTACCAGGCAGCGGTGGCGATGCTGCAGGTCATCGGCGGGACGGAGACGGTGCCCTTCGTGCGGGTGCCCTGGAACGAGCCGGGGATCATCGGCAAGGTGCTCGATGCCGGTGCGATGGGCGTCATCATCCCGCTGGTGAACAGCCCGGAGGAGGCCCGCCAGGCGGTGGGCGCCTGCCGCTACTACCCGGAGGGGTACCGGAGCTTCGGCCCGACGCGCGCGGCCTACTACGCCGGGGCGGACTACTTCGCCGGGGCGAACCGGGAAGTGGCCTGCATCCCGATGATCGAGACGCAGCAGGCGCTCGAGCGGCTGGAAGAGATCCTCGCGGTGCCGGGCATCGATGCGGTCTACGTGGGGCCGGCCGACCTGAGCATCACGCTCGGGCTGCCGCCGCGGATGGACAACGAGGGCGCCTTCGAAGCGGCCCGGCTGCGGATTGCGGCCGCCTGCCGGGAGCGCGGCATCGTCGCGGGCATCCACGCGAACGCGGCACTGGCGGCGAAACACGCGGCGGCGGGCTTCCAGATGATCACCGTGTGCGGCGATGCGGGGGCGCTCGCGGCCCAGGCGGCAGCCGACCTCCGCCAGGCGCGCGGGAGCGCCGGGGGCGGGGGACGCTCCGTCTACGGCTGA
- a CDS encoding ABC transporter permease, which yields MSGRTPGPRTFAPNSPARLARLGASRVGIELVGFFRSTDQVFFTFLLPVLFVVVFSTVFSGDLPGPPGRGTVPFAQYFVPGMIAAGVMSAGFAGLAIGIAIEQHDGLLRRLSATPLPRTAYFIGKVGLAITTAVLMVAIILAIGMTFYGVSPPRDAGRWAVFAAVLFLGVGSCSLLGIAYTRLIRSSTAAPAVVQPPYLVLQFISGVFIQYSSVPGWLQAVASVFPLKWMAQGFRYVFLPEWVAAVDYGGSWEIERVLAVLAAWFVGAGLLARLAFRWDRSRG from the coding sequence ATGAGCGGGCGGACACCCGGACCGCGCACCTTCGCGCCGAACTCGCCGGCCCGGCTGGCGCGCCTCGGGGCGAGCCGGGTCGGGATTGAGCTGGTCGGCTTCTTCCGCTCAACCGACCAGGTCTTCTTCACGTTCCTGCTGCCGGTCCTGTTCGTGGTGGTGTTCTCGACAGTGTTTTCTGGCGACCTGCCGGGGCCGCCCGGGCGGGGGACGGTGCCGTTCGCGCAGTACTTCGTACCGGGGATGATCGCCGCAGGGGTGATGAGCGCCGGCTTCGCGGGGCTGGCGATCGGCATCGCGATCGAGCAGCACGACGGCCTGCTGCGGCGGCTTTCGGCGACGCCGCTGCCGCGCACGGCGTACTTCATCGGCAAGGTGGGGCTGGCGATCACGACGGCGGTGCTGATGGTCGCGATCATCCTGGCGATCGGTATGACCTTCTACGGGGTATCGCCGCCGCGGGACGCGGGGCGGTGGGCGGTGTTCGCAGCGGTGCTGTTCCTCGGCGTGGGCTCGTGCAGCCTGCTCGGGATTGCGTACACGCGGCTAATCCGGAGTTCGACGGCGGCTCCGGCGGTGGTGCAGCCGCCGTACCTCGTTCTCCAGTTCATCAGCGGCGTGTTCATCCAGTACTCATCGGTTCCGGGGTGGCTGCAGGCGGTCGCGAGCGTTTTTCCGCTGAAGTGGATGGCGCAGGGTTTCCGCTACGTGTTCCTGCCGGAGTGGGTGGCGGCGGTGGATTACGGCGGCAGCTGGGAGATTGAGCGGGTCCTGGCGGTGCTGGCGGCGTGGTTCGTCGGTGCGGGCCTGCTGGCGCGGCTGGCGTTCCGCTGGGACCGTTCGCGGGGGTAG
- a CDS encoding ABC transporter ATP-binding protein gives MSAAIEARDVVKRYGALEAVAGVSLEVPAGEVFALLGPNGAGKTTFVEILEGFRRRTAGEVRVLGTDPEAGGLAWRVRVGVVFQSAGYFDALTPRELLRHFAGFYPDPLDPDTAIAMVGLEEKRNTRIGKLSGGQKRRADLALGLIGDPELLFLDEPTTGLDPEGRRQAWAVIKEFAARGRTVLLTTHYLDEAEELADRVGIIVRGRIVELGPPHTIGGRERELARVTIDPPPGLPPPPGDWEAHADGRLELLTPEPTAVVVALARWAEAQGCGEVPGLEVRRPTLEDIYLRLVREHGGNGESAG, from the coding sequence ATGTCCGCCGCAATCGAAGCCCGCGATGTCGTAAAGCGGTACGGAGCGCTGGAGGCGGTCGCGGGCGTGTCGCTGGAGGTGCCGGCCGGGGAGGTGTTCGCCCTGCTCGGCCCGAATGGGGCGGGCAAGACGACATTCGTCGAGATTCTCGAAGGGTTCCGGCGGCGGACGGCGGGGGAGGTGCGGGTGCTCGGCACGGACCCGGAGGCGGGCGGGCTCGCGTGGCGGGTGCGGGTCGGCGTCGTCTTTCAGTCGGCGGGGTATTTCGATGCCCTCACCCCGCGGGAACTGCTGCGCCACTTCGCCGGGTTCTACCCGGACCCGCTCGACCCGGACACAGCGATTGCGATGGTCGGCCTGGAGGAGAAGCGGAATACCCGGATTGGGAAGCTCTCAGGCGGCCAGAAACGGCGGGCTGACCTGGCGCTCGGGCTGATCGGGGACCCGGAGCTGCTCTTCCTCGACGAGCCGACGACGGGTCTGGACCCTGAGGGCCGGCGGCAGGCCTGGGCGGTCATCAAGGAGTTCGCCGCCCGCGGCCGAACCGTCCTGCTCACGACCCACTACCTCGACGAAGCGGAGGAGCTGGCCGACCGGGTGGGGATCATCGTGCGGGGCCGAATCGTGGAGCTCGGCCCGCCGCATACGATCGGCGGCCGGGAGCGGGAGCTGGCGCGCGTCACGATCGACCCGCCCCCCGGGCTTCCGCCGCCGCCGGGCGACTGGGAAGCCCACGCCGATGGCCGCCTGGAGCTGCTGACGCCGGAGCCGACGGCCGTCGTCGTCGCGCTCGCGCGGTGGGCGGAGGCGCAGGGCTGCGGGGAGGTGCCGGGGCTTGAGGTGCGCCGGCCGACGCTGGAGGACATCTACCTGCGGCTGGTCCGGGAACACGGCGGCAATGGCGAGTCGGCGGGATGA
- a CDS encoding YfcE family phosphodiesterase, with protein sequence MRIGLISDTHIPEARHELWPQVFDAFRGVDCILHAGDIHDLVVIDQLHDIAPTYAARGNGEDGSGGRPVQPDHPRLREAWLLELEGLKVGLVHDVPIPEYPPHLTLERALKRYFGTTDLDVLVYGDTHVEAINTINGILCVNPGSPTYPHNLETQYGTIGFLEISGGKAEATIWQITDDGIEPFNWNRWKRPW encoded by the coding sequence ATGCGCATCGGTCTCATCTCCGATACCCACATTCCCGAAGCCCGCCACGAGCTCTGGCCGCAGGTGTTCGACGCCTTCCGCGGGGTCGACTGCATCCTCCACGCGGGCGACATCCACGACCTCGTGGTCATCGACCAGCTGCACGACATCGCGCCGACGTACGCAGCGCGCGGCAACGGCGAGGACGGCTCGGGCGGCCGGCCGGTCCAGCCCGACCACCCGCGGCTGCGGGAGGCGTGGCTGCTCGAGCTCGAGGGGCTGAAGGTCGGGCTGGTGCACGATGTGCCCATCCCGGAATACCCGCCCCACCTGACGCTGGAGCGGGCGCTGAAGCGGTACTTCGGCACGACGGATCTCGACGTGCTGGTCTACGGCGATACCCACGTGGAGGCAATCAACACGATCAACGGCATCCTCTGCGTGAACCCGGGCTCGCCCACCTACCCGCACAACCTCGAAACGCAGTACGGCACCATCGGCTTCCTCGAAATCAGCGGCGGGAAGGCGGAGGCCACCATCTGGCAGATTACCGACGACGGTATCGAGCCGTTCAACTGGAACCGCTGGAAGCGGCCGTGGTAG
- a CDS encoding 2-hydroxyacid dehydrogenase, whose protein sequence is MSKPPAIIAIDLPAGLLEDLRRSVTPIVTGSDPAAIAEALPRAEGILCSALFPLPAETLDRAPRLRVISNFGVGYNNVDLEAATARGIAVCNTPGVLSGAVADLTMALILAIARRLFANAAYVRAGGWSRREPPPPLGWDPAGKTLGIIGFGRIGQAVALRAQAFGMEVVYHDLVNEPVEGLEDCRPVPLEELLELSDVVTLHVNLDPSTHHLIGARELALMKPTAWLINTSRGQVVDQQALAAALRDGTIAGAALDVLDPEPPAPDEPLLAMENVIVLPHVGSATVETRAAMRDMAVRNLVAVLTGRTPPSCVNPSVLERAASR, encoded by the coding sequence ATGTCGAAGCCGCCGGCCATCATCGCCATCGACCTGCCCGCCGGGCTGCTCGAAGACCTGCGCCGCTCGGTGACGCCGATCGTGACGGGCAGCGACCCGGCGGCGATCGCCGAGGCGCTGCCGCGGGCGGAGGGGATCCTCTGCAGCGCGCTCTTCCCGCTGCCGGCGGAGACGCTCGACCGTGCGCCGCGGCTGCGGGTGATTTCGAACTTCGGCGTGGGCTACAACAACGTCGACCTCGAGGCGGCCACGGCCCGCGGCATCGCCGTCTGCAACACCCCGGGGGTGCTGAGCGGCGCGGTGGCCGACCTGACGATGGCGCTCATCCTGGCGATCGCCCGGCGGCTGTTCGCGAACGCTGCGTATGTGCGGGCGGGCGGCTGGAGCCGGCGCGAACCGCCGCCGCCGCTGGGGTGGGACCCGGCCGGCAAGACCCTCGGCATCATCGGTTTCGGGCGGATCGGACAGGCCGTGGCCCTGCGCGCGCAGGCGTTCGGGATGGAAGTGGTCTACCACGACCTCGTCAACGAGCCGGTCGAAGGGCTGGAGGACTGCCGCCCGGTTCCGCTCGAGGAGCTGCTGGAACTCTCCGACGTGGTGACGCTCCACGTGAACCTTGACCCGTCGACGCACCACCTCATCGGCGCGCGAGAGCTGGCGCTGATGAAGCCGACGGCGTGGCTCATCAACACCTCGCGGGGGCAGGTGGTCGACCAGCAGGCCCTGGCGGCCGCGCTGCGCGACGGGACGATCGCCGGGGCCGCGCTCGATGTGCTCGACCCGGAGCCGCCCGCGCCGGACGAACCGCTGCTCGCGATGGAGAACGTCATCGTGCTGCCGCACGTGGGCTCGGCGACGGTGGAGACGCGGGCGGCGATGCGGGACATGGCCGTCCGGAACCTGGTGGCCGTGCTGACGGGGCGGACGCCGCCGTCGTGCGTCAATCCGTCGGTGCTGGAGCGGGCGGCAAGCCGCTGA
- a CDS encoding DUF4352 domain-containing protein: MPRFRALAALALGAAVILFAAACGGGDGQARTEEGLKRAVREAAEGLFKGDYRKWYDSYAKECRDQVDFKEFESTTRLGVVFIEQLAGVKLKDFKVAGVEVRNFTKDGAEVSVTIEAPKAAEGFEDFVGAGEFEPWKWEDGRWVAADCSGLAGGSGDDFGDSGPAPTVPPPGSGPKLGETVEAGKARVTVHAVEDPARAPDAVVEPGRRLVAIEVSIEAAKGSVSVATFDFTVQDEKGYTYDPAFFGREPALKMTDLAQGRTIRGWVTFDVPKDAKLVAVYADLDFPKPETLVADLTRK, encoded by the coding sequence ATGCCCCGGTTTCGCGCCCTCGCCGCACTCGCCCTCGGTGCCGCCGTCATCCTGTTCGCTGCCGCCTGCGGCGGCGGTGACGGGCAGGCCCGGACGGAAGAAGGCCTCAAACGGGCCGTCCGGGAGGCTGCGGAAGGCCTGTTCAAGGGCGACTACCGGAAATGGTACGACTCCTACGCGAAGGAGTGCCGCGACCAGGTGGACTTCAAGGAGTTCGAATCGACCACCCGCCTCGGCGTCGTGTTCATCGAGCAGCTCGCGGGCGTGAAGCTGAAGGACTTCAAGGTCGCCGGCGTCGAGGTCCGCAACTTCACGAAGGACGGCGCGGAGGTCTCGGTCACGATCGAGGCGCCGAAGGCCGCCGAGGGGTTCGAGGACTTTGTCGGCGCCGGCGAGTTCGAACCCTGGAAGTGGGAGGACGGCCGCTGGGTCGCAGCCGATTGCTCGGGGCTCGCCGGCGGCAGCGGCGACGATTTCGGCGACAGCGGGCCCGCGCCGACCGTTCCGCCGCCCGGGTCGGGGCCGAAGCTCGGTGAGACCGTCGAGGCCGGCAAGGCGCGGGTCACGGTCCACGCGGTTGAGGACCCCGCGCGCGCACCGGACGCCGTGGTCGAACCGGGCCGCCGGCTCGTCGCCATCGAGGTCAGCATCGAGGCGGCGAAGGGGAGCGTGTCGGTCGCGACCTTCGACTTCACGGTCCAGGACGAGAAGGGCTACACCTACGACCCGGCGTTCTTCGGCCGCGAGCCGGCGCTGAAGATGACCGACCTCGCCCAGGGGCGGACGATCCGCGGTTGGGTGACCTTTGATGTGCCGAAGGACGCGAAGCTGGTGGCGGTCTACGCAGACCTCGACTTCCCGAAGCCGGAGACGCTGGTCGCCGACCTGACCCGGAAGTAG
- a CDS encoding universal stress protein — translation MNILVTTDGSERSACILPHAAALARAVGARLHLARVLDPRSDAAGVVAGRLAEAVSGVRTRWEAELRTLLADHGIEGEPLVIERRWGEDVPAAIHRAADELGAVLVAMASRGTGAIRHAVFGSVTMGVLGRADLPVMTLSGCPPVMPHAGPYHLLVTTDGSPDARSVFPALAPLLLPGRVRVTLVEVVVMRALETEPEAKARALPGLEALRPRIPAGVEVACHLPVVPPGAGIDTAIIEAAKELGADAIASATHGHSARRHLIAGSTALGVARRSPVPVILVKSAPVD, via the coding sequence ATGAACATCCTCGTTACCACCGACGGCTCCGAGCGCTCCGCCTGCATCCTCCCCCACGCCGCCGCCCTCGCCCGCGCGGTCGGTGCCCGGCTCCATCTCGCCCGCGTGCTCGATCCCCGCTCCGATGCGGCCGGCGTCGTCGCCGGGCGGCTCGCCGAGGCCGTCTCCGGCGTGCGAACCCGCTGGGAAGCCGAGCTCCGCACCCTCCTCGCGGACCATGGGATCGAGGGCGAGCCGCTCGTCATCGAGCGGCGCTGGGGCGAGGATGTCCCCGCAGCCATCCACCGCGCCGCCGATGAGCTCGGCGCTGTCCTGGTCGCCATGGCCTCCCGCGGGACCGGCGCCATCCGCCACGCCGTCTTCGGCAGCGTCACCATGGGCGTCCTCGGCCGGGCCGACCTGCCCGTCATGACACTCTCAGGCTGCCCGCCCGTCATGCCGCACGCAGGTCCCTACCACCTTCTGGTCACCACCGACGGCTCGCCCGATGCCCGCAGCGTCTTCCCCGCGCTCGCGCCCCTGCTCCTTCCCGGACGTGTCAGGGTCACCCTCGTCGAAGTTGTGGTCATGCGCGCCCTCGAAACCGAGCCCGAGGCGAAGGCGCGTGCCCTCCCCGGGCTCGAAGCCCTCCGCCCGCGCATCCCGGCCGGCGTGGAGGTCGCCTGCCACCTGCCGGTCGTGCCGCCGGGCGCGGGCATCGATACCGCCATCATCGAGGCCGCGAAGGAGCTCGGCGCCGACGCCATCGCCAGCGCCACCCACGGCCACAGCGCCCGGCGCCACCTCATCGCCGGGAGCACGGCGCTCGGCGTCGCCCGCCGCTCGCCGGTGCCGGTCATCCTCGTCAAAAGCGCCCCGGTCGATTGA
- a CDS encoding alpha/beta hydrolase family esterase, producing MARRARLLAFLALLLVALGISLGACTGADEPAAPARSPTEAPAAPTPAPSPSPNPAPALRGTPGCRQPLPADLKAGETVSRTLQSAGRTRTYLVYLPPSAGPAAEPMPLVLNFHGLGSTGAQQHIYGGWVPIAQREGFVVASPNGVQNSWLIAAGLDDIQFVYDLVAALGNELCLDPARVYATGMSNGGFMSTTLACRAQDLIAAVAPVAGESAPAAGCGERPVPMVLFHGTDDTVVPYQAGTINAGAVSGTPFPGVAAVLDAWAKHNGCSDAPPAETRIAADVVKVEYQGCRAPVVHYRVEGGGHTWPGAVPVPRLGATTTSISASDIAWEFFKAHPRTP from the coding sequence ATGGCTCGCCGCGCCCGCCTCCTGGCCTTCCTCGCCCTGCTGCTCGTGGCGCTCGGCATCTCCCTCGGCGCCTGCACCGGCGCCGACGAGCCGGCCGCACCCGCACGCTCGCCCACCGAGGCCCCGGCCGCACCCACGCCCGCGCCGTCCCCCTCCCCAAACCCTGCGCCCGCCCTCCGCGGCACCCCGGGCTGCCGCCAGCCCCTGCCCGCCGACCTCAAGGCGGGCGAGACGGTCTCCCGCACTCTCCAGTCCGCCGGGCGCACCCGCACCTACCTCGTCTACCTCCCGCCCTCGGCCGGCCCGGCGGCCGAGCCGATGCCGCTCGTCCTCAACTTCCACGGGCTCGGCAGCACCGGCGCCCAGCAGCACATCTACGGCGGCTGGGTGCCCATCGCCCAGCGCGAAGGCTTCGTCGTCGCCAGCCCCAACGGCGTCCAGAACTCCTGGCTCATCGCCGCCGGTCTCGATGACATCCAGTTCGTCTACGACCTTGTCGCCGCGCTCGGCAACGAACTCTGCCTCGACCCCGCCCGCGTCTACGCCACCGGCATGTCGAACGGCGGCTTCATGTCGACCACCCTGGCCTGCCGCGCGCAGGACCTCATCGCGGCGGTCGCCCCGGTGGCCGGCGAATCCGCCCCGGCCGCCGGCTGCGGCGAACGCCCGGTGCCCATGGTCCTCTTCCACGGCACCGACGATACGGTCGTGCCCTACCAGGCCGGGACCATCAACGCCGGCGCCGTTTCGGGGACGCCCTTCCCCGGTGTGGCCGCCGTGCTCGACGCCTGGGCGAAGCACAACGGCTGCAGCGATGCCCCGCCGGCGGAGACCCGCATCGCCGCCGACGTCGTGAAAGTCGAGTACCAGGGCTGCCGGGCGCCCGTGGTGCACTACCGGGTCGAAGGGGGCGGCCACACCTGGCCCGGCGCGGTGCCGGTCCCGCGGCTCGGCGCCACGACCACCTCCATCAGCGCCAGCGACATCGCCTGGGAGTTCTTCAAGGCGCACCCGAGGACGCCCTAG
- a CDS encoding NUDIX hydrolase, translated as MDTLQPRLAARAVILDDRGRTLLFRIHAPGDPTRVFWITPGGGLEPGETELDALRRELFEETGLQSCDIGPCVWVRDQSFRWGERLIRQREAYYLVRCPAFEVDTSRHLAEERAFLQRYRWFTPEELAGWPERLVPANFADLFAALARGDLPREPVQLGR; from the coding sequence ATGGATACCCTCCAGCCGCGGCTCGCCGCCCGCGCTGTCATCCTCGATGACCGCGGGCGCACCCTCCTCTTCCGCATCCACGCCCCGGGCGACCCCACCCGCGTCTTCTGGATCACCCCGGGCGGCGGCCTCGAACCCGGCGAAACCGAACTCGATGCCCTCCGCCGCGAACTCTTCGAAGAAACCGGCCTCCAGTCCTGCGACATCGGCCCCTGCGTCTGGGTCCGCGACCAGTCCTTCCGCTGGGGCGAGCGGCTCATCCGCCAGCGCGAGGCGTACTACCTCGTCCGCTGCCCCGCCTTCGAGGTCGATACCTCCCGCCACCTCGCTGAGGAGCGCGCCTTCCTCCAGCGGTACCGCTGGTTCACTCCCGAGGAGCTCGCCGGCTGGCCGGAGCGCCTCGTCCCGGCCAACTTCGCCGACCTCTTCGCGGCCCTCGCCCGCGGCGACCTCCCCCGCGAGCCGGTGCAGCTCGGCCGCTGA